One region of Lathamus discolor isolate bLatDis1 chromosome 2, bLatDis1.hap1, whole genome shotgun sequence genomic DNA includes:
- the CMTM7 gene encoding CKLF-like MARVEL transmembrane domain-containing protein 7 isoform X2, whose product MISLVVGFISVNNSPWTDYSVYSYFQIVTMCDLVMILFFYILHIFRIYRKLTCVSWPLAEFLHYLIGTILLLIASIVAASKSYNVTGLVAGATFGFLATILCVLSIWSSYKVSCITQSTNASV is encoded by the exons ATCTCACTGGTGGTTGGATTTATCAGCGTGAATAATTCTCCATGGACGGATTACAGCGTGTACAGCTACTTTCAGATTGTGACCATGTGCGACTTGGTTATGATTTTGTTCTTCTACATTCTCCATATCTTCAGAATCTACAGGAAGCTCACTTGCGTTAGCTGGCCACTTGCG GAGTTTCTTCATTATCTAATCGGTACAATTCTGCTTCTCATTGCATCAATTGTAGCAGCATCCAAGAGTTACAATGTGACTGGACTTGTGGCCGGAGCG ACTTTCGGGTTCCTAGCTACCATCCTTTGTGTTTTAAGCATATGGTCTTCCTACAAGGTTTCATGCATCACACAGTCAACCA ATGCATCTGTATGA